From Salinirubellus salinus, the proteins below share one genomic window:
- a CDS encoding PhiH1 repressor — translation MRHSASWQNLWDDRILEIASLDDDGVVSVGDLSNHDLIRTSRSTVSRRCKKLAEHGLFRRVAEGVYVITDEGRGYLEGEYDVDQGIWLDQNQAEDGPTGPDAGTEEANGA, via the coding sequence ATGAGACACTCTGCCAGCTGGCAGAATCTGTGGGATGACCGCATCTTGGAGATCGCTTCTCTGGACGACGACGGTGTAGTCTCCGTTGGTGACCTGTCTAACCACGATTTAATCCGGACTTCCCGTTCGACGGTTTCTCGAAGATGCAAGAAGCTCGCCGAGCACGGCCTGTTCCGGAGAGTGGCGGAAGGGGTCTACGTCATCACCGACGAGGGACGTGGCTATCTCGAAGGTGAGTACGATGTCGATCAGGGGATATGGCTCGACCAAAATCAGGCCGAAGATGGTCCAACAGGGCCAGATGCAGGGACCGAGGAGGCGAACGGCGCGTGA
- a CDS encoding tyrosine-type recombinase/integrase: protein MSGPPDDLSPRDVAERWLAKQRVEKTDSTLSTYWYRIKRVVNFCEENGIDRMQDLSAWELDELDAQFRGRGPKKISISKEYRTINNWLEWAVNIGVAQEGLDKVLEPPKTTKKEEVSTERLEPGLAESIIRDYRSQPVGAHRATLIHTLLELMWWSGARIGAIRGLDRGDVDLEEETLEFHHRPDTGTPIKQAYNPERKIGMPSEVMDVLADYIREIREPQIVDEYGREPLLTTPHGRLAESTARRYSNFATVPCRAGPCPHEFEQDSCEFFSLREARGCPSSRSPHAVRTGAISNLRNKGWPLDEVAERVNTSPERIKRHYDFPTLDEQYRERRADWVDRLRLDETEDFDDAE, encoded by the coding sequence ATGAGCGGACCGCCCGACGACCTCTCGCCCCGCGACGTGGCCGAGCGCTGGCTCGCCAAGCAGCGTGTCGAGAAGACCGACTCGACCCTCTCGACCTACTGGTACCGCATCAAGCGCGTGGTCAACTTCTGCGAGGAGAACGGCATCGACCGGATGCAGGACCTCTCGGCGTGGGAGCTCGACGAACTCGACGCGCAGTTCCGCGGCCGAGGGCCGAAGAAGATCTCCATCTCGAAGGAGTACCGGACCATCAACAACTGGCTCGAGTGGGCGGTCAACATTGGTGTCGCTCAGGAGGGTCTCGACAAGGTCCTCGAGCCGCCGAAGACCACCAAGAAGGAGGAGGTCAGTACCGAGCGGCTGGAACCGGGCCTCGCAGAGAGCATCATCCGAGACTATCGGTCCCAGCCGGTCGGAGCGCACCGGGCGACCCTGATACACACGCTCCTGGAGTTGATGTGGTGGTCCGGCGCCCGAATCGGCGCTATCCGTGGCCTCGACCGTGGCGACGTCGACCTCGAGGAGGAGACTCTCGAGTTCCACCACCGTCCCGACACTGGCACGCCCATCAAGCAGGCGTACAACCCGGAGCGGAAAATCGGGATGCCCAGCGAGGTGATGGACGTCCTCGCGGACTACATCCGCGAGATTCGCGAGCCGCAGATCGTCGACGAGTACGGTCGCGAACCGCTGTTGACGACACCACACGGACGACTCGCGGAGTCCACCGCGCGACGGTACTCGAACTTCGCGACCGTGCCCTGCCGTGCGGGGCCGTGCCCCCACGAGTTCGAGCAGGACAGCTGTGAGTTCTTCTCGCTGCGGGAAGCGCGCGGGTGCCCGTCCTCACGGTCACCACACGCGGTGCGGACCGGCGCGATCAGCAACCTCCGGAACAAGGGCTGGCCGCTCGACGAAGTCGCCGAGCGGGTCAACACCTCACCGGAGCGCATCAAGCGACACTACGACTTCCCGACGCTCGACGAGCAGTATCGCGAGCGCCGGGCGGACTGGGTCGACCGACTTCGACTCGACGAAACGGAGGATTTCGACGATGCAGAATAA
- a CDS encoding ribbon-helix-helix domain-containing protein, producing MEASVPQVIVDALDQLVEDGIYNSRSAAIRSALRREYLDVAADGGELVRKSPDAFKADLHIDYALSEVKEAKDLEPDGELLGLMRAVEEQLDHIRSLQDERALRGETEERECESCGDSFTVPTVDDDVLCPSCFFDRPETEEPA from the coding sequence GTGGAGGCGTCCGTCCCGCAGGTCATCGTCGACGCGCTCGACCAGCTCGTCGAAGACGGCATCTACAACTCCCGGTCGGCGGCGATTCGATCAGCGCTGCGCCGCGAGTACCTCGACGTCGCCGCCGACGGTGGCGAGCTGGTGCGAAAGTCACCTGACGCGTTCAAAGCCGACCTCCACATCGACTACGCACTTAGCGAAGTCAAAGAGGCGAAGGATCTCGAACCAGACGGAGAGCTTCTCGGTCTGATGCGTGCCGTCGAGGAGCAGCTCGACCACATCCGGTCGCTCCAAGACGAGCGTGCCCTGCGTGGGGAGACGGAGGAACGAGAGTGCGAGAGTTGTGGCGACTCGTTCACCGTGCCGACGGTCGACGATGACGTCCTCTGCCCGAGCTGCTTCTTCGACCGACCCGAGACGGAGGAGCCGGCGTGA
- a CDS encoding helix-turn-helix transcriptional regulator, translated as MEPRRAGRSKRRTSLTVLVAVLMVVLAGCSGFEDLPGGGNGGAPPQVTEAPTTPEPTEAPAETEPPATEAPAKTEPPATDPPAETDPPATEAGDGNESAGGGAGESNSLLPWLGLLLVFVVGFAAAGILRGRNRPDPVPAEVHDSAPAEVPRSDAEEVVSLLHRNNGRVFEDVLEEELDWSPAHTRRVLDGLVATGDIERTQTQRGVLVTFTDPDRRLEDESVGESDDGDEDES; from the coding sequence ATGGAGCCGAGACGCGCTGGCCGCTCGAAGCGTCGAACATCACTGACTGTTCTCGTCGCCGTCCTGATGGTGGTGCTCGCCGGTTGTTCTGGGTTCGAGGACCTGCCCGGTGGCGGAAACGGCGGCGCCCCGCCACAGGTCACCGAGGCCCCGACGACGCCGGAGCCGACCGAGGCACCCGCTGAGACCGAGCCACCAGCCACAGAAGCACCTGCGAAGACCGAGCCACCAGCGACCGATCCGCCCGCAGAGACCGACCCTCCGGCGACCGAGGCTGGTGACGGCAACGAGAGCGCCGGGGGCGGTGCCGGAGAGTCGAACAGCCTGCTCCCGTGGCTTGGGCTGCTGCTCGTCTTCGTCGTGGGGTTCGCGGCGGCGGGCATCCTCCGCGGGCGGAACCGGCCCGACCCGGTACCGGCGGAGGTGCACGACTCAGCGCCGGCAGAGGTGCCGCGGAGCGACGCCGAGGAGGTCGTCTCCCTCCTCCACCGGAACAACGGGCGCGTGTTCGAGGACGTGCTCGAGGAGGAGCTGGACTGGTCGCCGGCTCACACGCGGCGGGTGCTCGACGGACTCGTCGCCACGGGCGACATCGAACGGACACAGACCCAGCGTGGCGTGCTGGTCACGTTCACCGACCCCGACCGACGGCTCGAGGACGAGAGCGTGGGCGAGAGCGACGACGGAGACGAAGACGAGTCGTAA
- a CDS encoding J domain-containing protein: MSELDWPEGFERTPDGDRRSYPHGFRVDMRRAFRNIKTQLERMDVDDFRVESGTDHLQDRPWLPYKNAPNQPADPGVVVRWTVDGESFAAPCDRWNNVRDNAQAIAKYLDAKRALDRYGVSTISSEFATQALPSGEDALEAEPPAHIVLGVDPDAGEREVIEAFRERAKETHADTGGSSEEFKRVKRARERMLEGDR, encoded by the coding sequence ATGAGTGAGCTCGACTGGCCCGAGGGCTTCGAGCGAACACCGGACGGGGACCGCCGAAGCTACCCCCACGGCTTTCGCGTCGACATGCGCCGCGCGTTCCGGAACATCAAGACGCAGCTGGAGCGCATGGACGTCGACGACTTTCGCGTCGAGTCGGGGACCGACCACCTCCAAGACCGGCCCTGGCTTCCCTACAAGAACGCGCCGAACCAGCCCGCCGACCCCGGTGTGGTCGTCCGCTGGACCGTCGACGGCGAGTCCTTCGCGGCGCCGTGTGACCGCTGGAACAACGTCCGCGACAACGCGCAGGCCATCGCGAAGTACCTCGACGCCAAGCGTGCGCTCGACCGCTACGGCGTCTCCACCATCTCCTCGGAGTTCGCCACGCAGGCGCTCCCGAGCGGTGAGGACGCCCTGGAAGCCGAGCCACCCGCCCACATCGTCCTCGGGGTCGACCCCGACGCCGGCGAGCGCGAGGTGATCGAGGCGTTCCGCGAGCGAGCGAAGGAGACCCACGCGGACACCGGCGGGTCGAGTGAGGAGTTCAAGCGCGTGAAGCGAGCGCGCGAGCGGATGCTGGAGGGCGACCGATGA